From the Candidatus Methylomirabilota bacterium genome, the window GCGCGACGAGCGGCGACGTCATCTCGATCGGCGCGTCGAACGTGGTGCTCGATTTCAACGGGTTCTACGTGTCCAACCTGTCCGCTCGATCCACTACGGCAGCGAGGGCGGTGGTGTTCACCGGCCGCAAGAACGTCACCATCCGCAACGGGTCGATCATTCGATTCTACGCGGGGATCGTCTTCAGCGGCGACGTGCAGGGCCTGCTCATCGAGCAGATGCGGCTCGCCGAGAATCGAAACTCCGGCATCAGCGGGTTCGCCCTGCCGGGGGGAGCCAGCGGCGTCATCCGGGACTGTCAGGTCAACAAGACGGGCGGCGGCGTGGTCTCGCCCTTCGGCATCGGCCTGGTGGGCGGCCAGATGGAAGTCGCCAACAATTTCGTCAAGCAGGTCACCCCGAACGGCGGGACCGGGTTTGGCATCCTCCTGAACAGCTCCACCAATCACGTGGCCGTCAACAACCGCATCAGCACGGCCGGGGTGGGCATCCGGATGGATGCGAGCCAGGGCAAGCGGCGCGACAACATCACGACCAATGTCGCGACCCCGTACCAGGGCGGCATCGATCTCGGCAACAACAACTGACGGCCCCGGCTGCGGGGCTTGGTTCGGCCGGCGCCAGCGTGCTATCGTGAGCCGCTTCGGGAGGGGTGTATGAAGCGGCGCCTGCGGGACCTCGCGTTCGCCTTCTTGCTGGCGGGAACCGGCCTGCTCGGGACCGGCGCGCCCGCCGCCGGGGCCGAGGGGTTCGGCGGGCCGTTGCCCGGGTTGCCGGCGCCGCTCCGGGTGGCCTTCCGCTTCGGGCAGGCACGGTTCGGCCGGGTAGAGACGCCGGCGACCGGTCTCGGCCCCGTGTTCAACGGGCGAAGCTGCCTCGAGTGTCATTCGCACCCCGCCCCCGGGGGGACCGGGGTGGGACCCGAGACCCGGGTCGTCCGGTTCGGGAGCCATTCGCCCGGGCGGCCGTTCGACCCCTTGACGGGCCTGGGGGGCCCGACGCTCCAGCGCCACAGTGTGGCCGGCGAGGTGCCCGGGTGCCATCTGGCCGGCGAGGTGGTGCCGCCGGAGGCCAACGTCGTCGGGCTCCGCCAGCCGCCGCCGCTGTTCGGGATCGGCCTCATGGAGGCCATCCCCGCCTCGACGATTCTGGCCCACGCCGACCCCGACGACGTGAACGGCGACGGGATCGCCGGGCGCCCGAACCTGGTCGGGGGGCGACTCGGCCGGTTCGGCTGGAAGGCGGCCGAGCCGGGGCTGCTCGGCTTCGTCGGCCTGGCCCTGCGGAACGAGCTCGGGGTGACGAACTTCCTCTTCCGCGACGAGCTGCCGCCCCAGGGCCAGCCCATCCCGCCCGGGTGCAAGCTGACGCGTGACCCCGAGGACCAGGGCGCGCGCCTGGTCGGGCTCTACGCCTTCCTCGCCTATCTGGCGCCGCCGCCGCGCGGGCCGCTCTCGCCGGTGGTGCTCCGCGGGGAGCGGCGCTTCGCCGAGGTCGGCTGCGCGGGCTGCCACATCCCCACGCTGCGCACCGGACTGCACCCCGTCGCGGCGCTCAGGCAGCGAGACGTCCCGCTCTACTCGGACCTGCTCACCCATTACATGGGCGAGCCGCTCAACGACGGAATCCCCGAAGGGCGGGCCGGCGGGGGGCGATGGCGGACGGCGCCGCTCTGGGGGCTCCGCGTGCGCACGCGCTTTCTCCACGACGCGCGGGCGGCGAGCCTCCTGGAGGCGATCCAGCTCCACGCGGGCGAGGCGCGGGAGGTCCGCCGGCGCTTCTTCGGGCTGTCGGCTGCCGATCGGACCGACCTGCTCGCCTTCCTCCAGTCCCTCTGAGACGGCCGCGGACCACCCGGGCGGGCGACCCCGGTGCGTCGGGCGCCTGCGTTGATTCCCTCCCGGGCTTACGCCATACTCGGCCGTGATGGGCATGACCATCACCGAGAAGATTCTGGCGGCCCACGCCGGGAAGGCCGGGGTGGAGCCGGGCGAGTTCGTCATCGCCAAGGTGGACGTGGTGATGGGGAACGACGGCTCGACGGCCGGGGCCCTCCCGGTCTGGCGCCAGATCGGCGTCGAGCGCGTCTTCGATCCCGACCGGGTCGTCATCGTGCTCGACCACTTCGTGCCGAACAAGGACATCCAGGCGGCGAACCTCCTCGCTCCGGTCCGGAAGTGGGCGCGCGCGCAGGGGATCCGCCATTTCTTCGACGAGGGCCGCACGGGCATCGCCCACATCATCCTCCCCGAGCAGGGGCTCGTCGGCCCCGGGGACCTGATGGTCGGCGGGGACTCCCACTCGTGCACCAACGGGGCGCTCGGGGCGTTCGCCACCGGCGTCGGCTCGACCGATCTCGCCTCGGTGCTCGCCCTGGGCGAGGTCTGGCTGAAGGTGCCGGCCTCCCAGAGGTTCGTCTACCACGGGACGCCGCCCCGCTGGGTGATGGGAAAGGACCTGATCCTCGCCACGATCGGCCGCATCGGCCTCGACGGCGCCCGCTACCAGGCGATGGAGTTCACGGGGCCGACCATCGCCGCGCTGTCGATGTCCGAGCGCCTCACGATGTGCAACATGGCGATCGAGGCGGGCGGCAAGTCGGGCATCATCGCGCCCGACGAGGTCACGCTGGCCTACGTGCGCGGCCGGGCCAAGCGCGGCTTTTCGTGCTACGCCTCCGATCCCGACGCCCGCTATGCGGCCATTCACGAGTTCGACGTGTCGGGCCTCCGGCCTCAGGTGGCCAAGCCCTTTTCGCCCGACAACGTCGGCCCCGTCGACGAGGTGGCCGGGACGCCCCTCGATCAGGTCTTCCTGGGCTCCTGTACCAACGGGAAGCTCGAGGACCTCCGGATCGCCGCCGGCATCCTCCGGGGCAAGAAGGTCCACCCCGACACCCGTCTGATCGTGATCCCCGCCAGCCAGTGGATCTATCTCCAGGCTCTTCGGGAGGGGCTCCTCGAGGTGTTCGCCGAAGCCGGCGGCGCCGTCTCCACCCCGACGTGCGGGGCCTGCTTCGGAGGCCACATGGGCATCCTGGGGGCGGACGAGGTCTGCCTCTCCACGACCAACCGGAACTTCGTCGGCCGGATGGGCCACCCGACGGCCAAGGTCTACCTCGCCAACCCCGCGGTCGCCGCGGCCAGCGCGGTCAAGGGCGCCATCGCGAGCCCGGACGAGGTCTGACGGGACAGCGTCGTGACGGGACGGGTCGTGGGCCGGGCCTGGACGTTCGGCGACGACGTCAACACGGACGCCATCACGCCCGGGAAATACCTCACGATCCGGGACCCCGCCCAGCTCGCGCCGCACGTCATGGAGGGCGTCGACCCGGAGTTCGCCCGCAAGGCCCAGCCCGGGGACCTCCTCGTGGCCGGGAAGAACTTCGGGTGCGGATCATCCCGCGAGACCGCCCCGGCGGCGCTCAAGGCCTTCGGCCTGGGGTGTGTCATCGCGACCTCGTTCGCCCGCATCTTTCTCCGGAACGCCGTGAACATCGGGCTCCCGATTCTCGAGTGTCCGGCGGCGGTCCAGGGGATCCGGGACGGCGACACGATCGAGGTGGACGTCACGGCCGGCCGCATCGTGAACCGAACGACCGAGGTGACATTCGAGGCGACGCCCTTTCCCCCCTTCATGCAGGAGCTGATGGCGGCGGGCGGCCTGGTGGCCTTCACGCGACGCCGACTCGGCCTCGACTGAGCCTGTTCCGGCCCCGCGCCGCGGGGTGCCCGGGATGGGCGCCGGGCGCGGCCGCCCGGTCTCTAAGTAGTTGCCTTGACGGGTCTTTTCGGTCCTCCCCCAGGGCTTGGCCTCTAAGGGCGCGTATGCTATTGTCGGGTGAGGCGGTCTTGCCCATCGCCTGGCATATCCCCACCGTGGGGAGGGAGTTCGATGTTATTCAACGCTATTGCGGGCTTTTTCTCGAACGACATGGCTGTTGACCTGGGGACCGCCAATACCCTCGTCTACGTCAAGGGCGAGGGCATCGTGTTGAACGAGCCCTCCATCGTGGCGATTCACCAGGCGGACAACACCGTGCTCGCCGTCGGGAAGGAAGCCAAGGCGATGCTCGGCCGGACTCCCGGCAACATCGTCGCCATCCGGCCGCTCAAGGACGGCGTCATCGCCGACTTCGACGTCACCGAGAAGATGCTCGGCTACTTCATCCGGCGGGTCCACAAGCGCCGCGCGCTCGTCCGTCCGCGGATCGTCATCGGCGTCCCATCGGGCATCACCCAGGTCGAGAAGCGGGCGGTCCGCGACTCCGCCATGCAGGCCGGCGCCCGGGAGGTGTACCTCATCGAGGAGCCGATGGCGGCCGCCATCGGCGCGGGCATGCCCATCACGGAGCCCGGCGGGAACATGATCGTGGACATCGGCGGGGGAACCACCGAGGTGGCGGTCATCTCCCTGTCGGGCATCGTCTACTCCCGCTCGGTCCGGATCGCCGGCGACGAGATGGACGAGGCCATCGTCCAGTACATCCGGAAGAATTACAACCTCCTGGTCGGAGAGCGCCGGGCCGAGGAGATCAAGATCAAGCTCGGCTCCGCCTACCCCATGGAAGGGGAGCGCCGGACCGTGGAGGTGAAGGGCCGGGATCTGATCGACGGCATCCCGAAGACGATCGTCATCGGGGACGACGAGATCCGGGAGGCCCTGCGCGAGCCGATCATGACGATCGTCGATGCCGTCCGGACGGCGCTCGAGCGCACGCCGCCCGAGCTGGCCGCGGACATCGTCGACAAGGGGATCGTGCTGACCGGCGGCGGGGCGCTGCTCAAGGGGCTCGATCTCCTGCTCCGGCAGGAGACGAATCTGCCGATCACGGTCGCGGACGACCCGCTTTCGTGCGTGGCGTTGGGGACGGGAAAGGTGCTGGATGAGCTCGATCTGCTGAAGAAGGTCGCGATCCCGACCTGAGCCCCGGGCGCCCGGCATGCTCGAATTTTGGCTGCGCTACCGGAAATACACCCGCCTCCTGCTCGTCCTGCTGGCGGCGTTCTCGCTCCTGACCCTCCAGCAGGTGCGGCCCGGCGAGAGCCAGTGGTTGGCCGAGGGGATCGCCGCCGTCACGGCGCCGGTGCAGTCGGCGTTCGCCCGGATGCATCGGGGAGCCCTCGGCCTCTGGACGACCTACCTCGAATGGAAGGGACTCCGCCTCAACGCCGAGCGACTGCGCATCGAGGTCACCGCCCTTCGCCTGCGCCAGCTCCGCCAGGACGAGCTCGAGGCCGAGAACGCCCGCCTGCGCGCGCTGCTCGACGTGCGGGAGCGGATCGCGGTCCGGACCGTGGGCGCCGAGGTCGTCGCCCGCGAGTGGAACGGATTCACCCGGGGGCTGACGATCAACCGCGGCCGGGCGGACGGGCTCGAGCGCCTGGCGCCCATCATCGTGACCGCCGGCGTCGTCGGGCGCGTGCTGGAGCTTCGGCGCAACTCCGCGGTCATCCAGCTCCTGACCGATCCGGCCTCGAGCATCGGGGGCGTCGTGCACCGGACGCGGGCGCAGGGACTCGTCGAGGGCGTCGCCGGTGGCCGGCTGCGGCTGAAGCTCGCCGCCCGTGAGGAGGGGATCAGGCCCGGCGACCTCGTCTCCACCTCCGGCATGGGCGGCCTCTTCCCGAAGGGGCTGCCGCTCGGCCGCGTCGTTCAGGTCCATCCCGCCACCGGGCTCTTCCGCCTCGCCGATCTCGAGCCGGCCGTCGACCTGGCGAAGGTCGAAGAGGTCCTCGTCCTTCCGCGGGGCATGACGGGCGACCTCACCTCCGCGTTCTCAGCGGCCTCGGGCCGTGTCGGCCAGGAGTAGGCGGTGAGGCTGCCGTTCTACTTCCTGGCCATCGGGGGGGGCACGCTCGTCCAGAGCACGGTGGTTCCCGTGTTCTCCGTGGCCGGCGTGGTCCCCGATCTGCCGGTCATCCTCGTCGTGCTGCTCGCGCTGCGGCGCGGTCCGGAGGTCGGATGCGTCACCGGCTTCGCGCTGGGGCTTGCCCAGGACGCGGTGGCCGGCGGGCCGCTCGGGCTGCACGCCCTTTCCAAGGCGATCGTCGGATTCGTCGCCGGTGACCTCCCGCGCTGGTGCCTCGTCTCGAACCCGCTGGTCCCGATCATGGCGGCGGTCTTCGCCACGGTCCTGGACGGCGGCCTCCGCTTCGCGGTGCTCCAGCTCTTCCACTATCCGGCGGCGTTCACCGAGCTCTTCGGCCGCGTGATCCTGCCTCAGGCGGCGTACAACGGCCTCCTGGCCGCGGTGGTCGGGGTCCTGCCGGTCCTGCGGCCGCGCCAGTGAGCCTGAACCGGGTCGGCCTCCGCTCCCAGGATCACCGGCGGCGCCTCACGCTGCTGGCCGTGGTCCTGGCGACGGGCTTCATCGGGATCGCGGTCCAGCTGGCCAACCTCCAGATCCTGACCGGTGACCGCCTGGCGGCCCTGTCGGAGAAGAACCGGATCCGCCTCCGAACCGTCATCGCCCCGCGGGGGATCCTGTTCGACCGGGCGGGGCTGCCGCTCGTCGAGAACCGGCCGGCGTTCACCCTGGCGGTCGTGCCACGCGACGCGGGCGATCTCCCGGTCGTGCTCGACCGGCTGGCCGAGCTCCTCCATGTCCCCGTCGCCGAGCTGCAGGACCGGTTCGCCCGCGTCCCCCCCGACTCCCCCTGGCCCGTGCGGCTCTCCCGGGGGCTCTCGCTCGACGAGGTGTCGCGCCTGGAGGAGTGGAAGCTCGACCTGCCCGGCGTCACCATCGAAGTCGAGTCGCAGCGCGCGTACCCCTCGACCCGCTTCGCCGCCCACCTCCTCGGGTATGTCCGGGAAGTATCGGAGGCCGACCTGGAGCGGGACCGGGGCGGACGCGGGCGGCTCCGGCGGGGCGATCTCGTGGGACAGTCGGGGCTCGAGCGGCTGTACGACGAGTACCTCCGCGGGCGGGACGGCGCGGAGCAGATCGAGGTCGACGCCTATGGCCGGCCGATCCGGGTGCTCGAGCGCCTGGAGCCGACCGCCGGGGCGCACGTCCACACGACGATCGACCGGCGAATCCAGGAGGCGGCCGAGCAGGCGCTGGGGCCCCGGAACGGCGCCGTCGTGGTCCTCGACCCCCGGAACGGAGACGTCCTCGCGCTCGTGTCGAACCCGGCGTTCCCGGTGGAGCGCTTCTCGCGACCCATCGACCGGGAGACCTGGCTCTCGCTGGTCGAGGACCCGGCGCGCCCGCTCCTGAACCGGGCGGCCCAGGGGGAGTACGCGCCGGGCTCGCTGTTCAAGATCATCGTGGCCGCGGCGGCGCTCCAGCATCAGGTATTCACGCCCTTCGACCGGCTCTCGTGCCCGAAGGAGTGGTGGTTCGGCGGGCGGGCCTACCACAACTGGCAGGACCACGACCGCGGGGCCCTCACTCTCTTGGAAGCGCTCAAGTACTCCTGCAACACCTTTTTCTACCAGCTCGGTCTGAAGGTGGGGCCCGATCGGATCTCGAAGACAGCCGAGGCCTTCGGGCTGGGCCGGCCGACCGGGAGCGGGCTCCTCGGGGAGCGGCCCGGTCTCGTGCCCTCGCCGGCGTGGAAGAAGAAGGCGCTCCGGGACAAGTGGCACGCGGGCGATACGGTCAGCCTCGCCATCGGCCAGGGACTGATCACCGTCACGCCGCTGCAGGTGGCGCGCTTCATGGCCGCCGTGGCGAACGGCGGGACGGTGTGGAAGCCACGGCTGGTGACGCGGGTCAAGGCTCTGGACGGGACGGCGCTCCTCGCCGAGTCCACGGAGGCGCAAGCCAAGGCCGACGTAGCGCCGGTCGTCTTCGAGTTCCTGCGGCAGGCGCTGTGGGCGGTGGTGAACGACGGCGGCACCGGCAAGGGCGCCATGCTGCCCGGTCTCAACATCGCGGGCAAGACGGGGACCGCGCAGACGCGCGAGTTCAAGGACGACGCGGACCGGAAGCGCCGCGATGGCGACAACGCGTGGTTCGCCGCGTTCGCGCCGGCCGACGACCCCCAGGTCGTCGTGGTCGTCTTCGCGGAGCGGGCCGGCCTGGGTGGCCAGGTCGCGGCGCCCATCGCCCGGGAGATCTTCAAGGCCATCTTCCTCGAGAAGGTCGCATCGGCCGGACTGCCCGGCTGAGAGCTCGCGGGCATGTTCCGGATCGATCGCCGGCTGCTCCTCCACTTCGACTGGCTCCTGGTCGGCCTGGCCGCTCTCCTGATCGGCGCCGGGCTCCTCACG encodes:
- the mrdA gene encoding penicillin-binding protein 2, producing MSLNRVGLRSQDHRRRLTLLAVVLATGFIGIAVQLANLQILTGDRLAALSEKNRIRLRTVIAPRGILFDRAGLPLVENRPAFTLAVVPRDAGDLPVVLDRLAELLHVPVAELQDRFARVPPDSPWPVRLSRGLSLDEVSRLEEWKLDLPGVTIEVESQRAYPSTRFAAHLLGYVREVSEADLERDRGGRGRLRRGDLVGQSGLERLYDEYLRGRDGAEQIEVDAYGRPIRVLERLEPTAGAHVHTTIDRRIQEAAEQALGPRNGAVVVLDPRNGDVLALVSNPAFPVERFSRPIDRETWLSLVEDPARPLLNRAAQGEYAPGSLFKIIVAAAALQHQVFTPFDRLSCPKEWWFGGRAYHNWQDHDRGALTLLEALKYSCNTFFYQLGLKVGPDRISKTAEAFGLGRPTGSGLLGERPGLVPSPAWKKKALRDKWHAGDTVSLAIGQGLITVTPLQVARFMAAVANGGTVWKPRLVTRVKALDGTALLAESTEAQAKADVAPVVFEFLRQALWAVVNDGGTGKGAMLPGLNIAGKTGTAQTREFKDDADRKRRDGDNAWFAAFAPADDPQVVVVVFAERAGLGGQVAAPIAREIFKAIFLEKVASAGLPG
- a CDS encoding 3-isopropylmalate dehydratase small subunit codes for the protein MTGRVVGRAWTFGDDVNTDAITPGKYLTIRDPAQLAPHVMEGVDPEFARKAQPGDLLVAGKNFGCGSSRETAPAALKAFGLGCVIATSFARIFLRNAVNIGLPILECPAAVQGIRDGDTIEVDVTAGRIVNRTTEVTFEATPFPPFMQELMAAGGLVAFTRRRLGLD
- the mreC gene encoding rod shape-determining protein MreC — its product is MLEFWLRYRKYTRLLLVLLAAFSLLTLQQVRPGESQWLAEGIAAVTAPVQSAFARMHRGALGLWTTYLEWKGLRLNAERLRIEVTALRLRQLRQDELEAENARLRALLDVRERIAVRTVGAEVVAREWNGFTRGLTINRGRADGLERLAPIIVTAGVVGRVLELRRNSAVIQLLTDPASSIGGVVHRTRAQGLVEGVAGGRLRLKLAAREEGIRPGDLVSTSGMGGLFPKGLPLGRVVQVHPATGLFRLADLEPAVDLAKVEEVLVLPRGMTGDLTSAFSAASGRVGQE
- a CDS encoding rod shape-determining protein, which gives rise to MLFNAIAGFFSNDMAVDLGTANTLVYVKGEGIVLNEPSIVAIHQADNTVLAVGKEAKAMLGRTPGNIVAIRPLKDGVIADFDVTEKMLGYFIRRVHKRRALVRPRIVIGVPSGITQVEKRAVRDSAMQAGAREVYLIEEPMAAAIGAGMPITEPGGNMIVDIGGGTTEVAVISLSGIVYSRSVRIAGDEMDEAIVQYIRKNYNLLVGERRAEEIKIKLGSAYPMEGERRTVEVKGRDLIDGIPKTIVIGDDEIREALREPIMTIVDAVRTALERTPPELAADIVDKGIVLTGGGALLKGLDLLLRQETNLPITVADDPLSCVALGTGKVLDELDLLKKVAIPT
- a CDS encoding 3-isopropylmalate dehydratase large subunit, coding for MGMTITEKILAAHAGKAGVEPGEFVIAKVDVVMGNDGSTAGALPVWRQIGVERVFDPDRVVIVLDHFVPNKDIQAANLLAPVRKWARAQGIRHFFDEGRTGIAHIILPEQGLVGPGDLMVGGDSHSCTNGALGAFATGVGSTDLASVLALGEVWLKVPASQRFVYHGTPPRWVMGKDLILATIGRIGLDGARYQAMEFTGPTIAALSMSERLTMCNMAIEAGGKSGIIAPDEVTLAYVRGRAKRGFSCYASDPDARYAAIHEFDVSGLRPQVAKPFSPDNVGPVDEVAGTPLDQVFLGSCTNGKLEDLRIAAGILRGKKVHPDTRLIVIPASQWIYLQALREGLLEVFAEAGGAVSTPTCGACFGGHMGILGADEVCLSTTNRNFVGRMGHPTAKVYLANPAVAAASAVKGAIASPDEV
- a CDS encoding di-heme oxidoredictase family protein is translated as MKRRLRDLAFAFLLAGTGLLGTGAPAAGAEGFGGPLPGLPAPLRVAFRFGQARFGRVETPATGLGPVFNGRSCLECHSHPAPGGTGVGPETRVVRFGSHSPGRPFDPLTGLGGPTLQRHSVAGEVPGCHLAGEVVPPEANVVGLRQPPPLFGIGLMEAIPASTILAHADPDDVNGDGIAGRPNLVGGRLGRFGWKAAEPGLLGFVGLALRNELGVTNFLFRDELPPQGQPIPPGCKLTRDPEDQGARLVGLYAFLAYLAPPPRGPLSPVVLRGERRFAEVGCAGCHIPTLRTGLHPVAALRQRDVPLYSDLLTHYMGEPLNDGIPEGRAGGGRWRTAPLWGLRVRTRFLHDARAASLLEAIQLHAGEAREVRRRFFGLSAADRTDLLAFLQSL
- the mreD gene encoding rod shape-determining protein MreD, coding for MRLPFYFLAIGGGTLVQSTVVPVFSVAGVVPDLPVILVVLLALRRGPEVGCVTGFALGLAQDAVAGGPLGLHALSKAIVGFVAGDLPRWCLVSNPLVPIMAAVFATVLDGGLRFAVLQLFHYPAAFTELFGRVILPQAAYNGLLAAVVGVLPVLRPRQ